A genomic region of Ananas comosus cultivar F153 unplaced genomic scaffold, ASM154086v1, whole genome shotgun sequence contains the following coding sequences:
- the LOC109705778 gene encoding velvet complex subunit 2-like, protein PPLRLFICYAFSQPPLPPPPLSPNHPSPPLLARPPHLPPLPPPSPLRRSRALLSSLRHYPLRIAVDHDHGHYLQEEPGPHGGPGPEKQEALPPWISRWTPRLGWRSRASSRSKAGMEIERFKLKWNGIRVSCTRFHNAITNDYGQDKRASLAGVLCKSLSPNWVGEL, encoded by the exons CCGCCTCTACGCCTTTTTATATGCTACGCCTTTTCCCAGccgcctcttcctcctcctcctctttctcccaACCACCCATCCCCTCCTTTGCTCGCGCGCCCTCCTCACCTTCCTCCGCTACCACCACCTTCGCCTCTCCGTCGCTCCCGcgccctcctctcctccctccgaCACTACCCTCTCCGCATTGCTGTGGATCACGACCACGGTCACTATCTCCAGGAAGAGCCTGGACCCCACGGAGGTCCTGGACCTGAGAAGCAAGAAGCGCTTCCCCCATGGATATCCAGGTGGACACCAAGGCTGGGATGGAGATCGAGAGCTTCAAGTCGAAGCAAGGCTGGGATGGAGATCGAGAGATTCAAGTTGAAGTGGAATGGGATTAGGGTTTCGTGTACTAGATTCCACAACGCAATCACGAACGACTAT GGACAAGATAAGAGGGCTTCACTTGCTGGAGTACTTTGTAAATCGCTGTCACCAAATTGGG TAGGTGAGCTGTGA